The Streptomyces griseiscabiei genomic sequence CCTTCCTTGAGCGCGGCGTTGACGGTGTCCTTCTTCGTCTTGGTCCCGAAAGCTATGGCGGCCTCGGCCAGCAGTTCCTCGTCGATGTCGATCAACGTCTTGGCCATGAGGACTCCCCATATATATCCGGATGCACATCGAGTATATACAGAGTGCTCGCATCCGCGAGGAAGAGCGCGCCCCTGACGGCGGTGGTCAGAGCTGCCGGTAGTAGTACACCGTCGGGAACGGGACGCAGCCGAGGCTCTCGTACAGGGCGCGGGCGGGGGCGTGGAAGGTGTCGCCGCCGGTGCCGATCTCGACGAGTTTCGTGCCGTGTGCGCGCAGGTCGGTGAAGGCGTGCTCGCACAGGGCGGTGCCCGTGCGGCCGCCGCGGTGGTGCCGGTCCACGGCGAGCAGGGTGATCTCGCCGTGCCGGCGGGCGGGGTCGGCCCGCCAGGCGACATAGCCGGCGAGGACGCCGTCGGCGGACTCGGCCACCGCGACGTACCGGTGCCGGGCCGGGTCGTGCAGGGTGGGCACCAGCTCGCGGTAGTCACCGCGCCAGTCGGCGTGCAG encodes the following:
- a CDS encoding type II toxin-antitoxin system VapB family antitoxin codes for the protein MAKTLIDIDEELLAEAAIAFGTKTKKDTVNAALKEGVERKKRALALARLAARADAGDFDVLLDKENYRR
- a CDS encoding GNAT family N-acetyltransferase — translated: MLIRAYVQDDLARLTELTVDTFRLFYEDSVGTLLDGLVLATLHADWRGDYRELVPTLHDPARHRYVAVAESADGVLAGYVAWRADPARRHGEITLLAVDRHHRGGRTGTALCEHAFTDLRAHGTKLVEIGTGGDTFHAPARALYESLGCVPFPTVYYYRQL